One segment of Acidobacteriota bacterium DNA contains the following:
- a CDS encoding tetratricopeptide repeat protein has protein sequence MNKKLLIYSFVCAFLILFYLCVPSQVNLIKKREKDPLYQLNMGLLFLNEGKIDLAIIHLQKCAQLDPKNYKTYNALGLSYTIKREWDKAISYFEKSLGINPEFTEVHNNLGIIYQEKGDFERAKKEFEKVISDQNYQQKEISYYNLARLYYIQKNYEESFKMINLAIEKRNHYSIAHNLRGILLQEKGKLKEAEHSFRKALEFTPDDVVINENLIRILIRLDKKEEALMILNKILPLAQDQETRERLKNILEQNK, from the coding sequence ATGAATAAAAAATTATTAATATATTCTTTTGTGTGTGCTTTCTTAATTCTATTCTATCTCTGTGTACCCTCCCAGGTTAACCTGATTAAAAAAAGAGAAAAAGATCCTTTGTATCAGTTAAACATGGGGCTTTTATTCCTGAATGAGGGAAAGATAGATCTTGCGATAATCCATTTACAAAAATGTGCTCAACTGGATCCTAAAAATTATAAGACATACAATGCCCTTGGCTTATCATACACAATAAAAAGAGAATGGGATAAGGCAATTTCATATTTTGAAAAATCTTTGGGTATAAATCCAGAGTTTACCGAGGTTCATAACAATTTAGGAATTATTTATCAGGAGAAAGGAGATTTTGAGAGAGCAAAAAAAGAGTTTGAGAAAGTGATATCCGATCAAAATTATCAACAGAAAGAAATTTCTTATTACAACCTTGCAAGATTGTACTACATTCAAAAAAATTATGAAGAATCCTTTAAAATGATAAACTTAGCGATAGAAAAAAGAAACCACTATTCTATTGCTCACAACTTAAGAGGTATCTTACTCCAAGAAAAGGGAAAGTTAAAAGAAGCAGAACATTCATTCAGAAAAGCCCTTGAATTTACTCCAGATGATGTTGTAATAAATGAAAATCTAATAAGAATTCTTATAAGATTGGATAAGAAAGAAGAAGCTTTAATGATTTTAAATAAAATCCTTCCCCTTGCTCAGGATCAAGAAACAAGGGAAAGACTCAAAAATATTCTGGAACAGAATAAATAA
- a CDS encoding adenylate/guanylate cyclase domain-containing protein: protein MTLYISYKIDSKEIHYILEKKKTSLGRASGNDVVIPDISVSRHHAEIIKEGDTFRIKDLDSKNGTFLNSKKIKESIIESGDTIKLGKFEIKVSQRESEVEITEEADSWVTMIKSVDEVSPLIKGEIVEKEKIKLLGGILKFGKSLISIKNQEEILKYLVNSIFELTPSERVSILLLSKENNSLEPIIFLQKVERERKLSLSKTIVNKSINEKVAILFSGSSIDHRFDEAESIRIYGIKSAISVPLWIEDSVLGLIYADSRDERNKLSNEHLEILSILANYAGIALHEFDLTQKLAEEIKMREKLERYHSPGIVSRLMELTQQKLGFSEKDVSVLFLDIVGFTSISEELEPSEVGLLLNYFFSEMTEIIFENEGTLDKYLGDGLMAIFGAPFSQINHAERAAKTGLEMIRKTKKINMESAFKKEIKVRIGINSGKAIVGDFGSLKRMEYTCIGDTVNLASRFQNAIAEPNQLIIGENTYNLIRDKFKTNFLGERKIEGIKRYVRVWEVVE, encoded by the coding sequence ATGACTCTCTATATTTCTTATAAAATAGATAGTAAAGAAATTCATTACATTCTCGAAAAGAAAAAAACTTCTCTTGGAAGAGCTTCAGGAAATGACGTGGTCATTCCTGATATATCAGTGTCCCGTCATCATGCAGAAATAATAAAAGAAGGGGATACTTTTCGGATAAAAGACTTAGATAGCAAGAACGGAACATTCTTAAATTCAAAAAAAATAAAAGAATCTATAATTGAATCAGGTGATACCATAAAATTAGGTAAATTTGAAATAAAAGTTTCTCAAAGGGAATCAGAGGTTGAAATCACAGAAGAAGCAGATTCATGGGTTACAATGATAAAATCTGTTGACGAAGTCTCTCCTCTCATAAAGGGAGAAATAGTGGAAAAAGAAAAGATAAAACTTTTAGGAGGAATTCTGAAGTTTGGCAAAAGTTTGATATCAATAAAGAATCAGGAAGAAATATTAAAATATCTTGTGAATTCAATTTTTGAACTTACCCCTTCCGAAAGAGTATCAATTTTACTATTAAGCAAGGAAAATAATAGCCTTGAACCCATAATTTTTTTGCAAAAAGTGGAAAGGGAGAGAAAACTTTCTTTGAGTAAAACCATTGTAAATAAATCAATTAATGAAAAAGTTGCTATCCTCTTTTCTGGCTCATCGATTGATCACAGATTTGATGAAGCTGAAAGCATAAGAATATACGGAATTAAATCGGCCATAAGTGTACCTTTATGGATCGAGGATTCGGTTCTCGGTCTTATATATGCTGACTCCCGCGATGAAAGAAATAAATTATCAAATGAACATTTAGAAATTTTATCAATTTTAGCAAATTACGCAGGGATAGCGCTCCATGAGTTTGACTTAACACAAAAATTAGCAGAAGAGATTAAAATGAGAGAGAAACTGGAGAGATATCATTCTCCAGGTATTGTCTCAAGACTTATGGAGCTAACCCAGCAAAAATTGGGATTTTCAGAAAAGGATGTTTCTGTTTTGTTTCTTGACATTGTGGGGTTTACTTCAATTTCTGAAGAATTAGAGCCCTCTGAAGTCGGCCTACTTTTGAATTATTTTTTTTCAGAAATGACCGAAATAATTTTTGAAAACGAAGGGACGCTCGATAAATATCTTGGAGATGGACTGATGGCTATATTCGGAGCCCCATTTTCCCAGATAAATCACGCAGAAAGAGCTGCTAAAACTGGATTGGAAATGATAAGAAAAACAAAGAAAATAAATATGGAATCTGCCTTTAAAAAAGAAATAAAGGTCAGAATCGGAATCAATAGTGGCAAAGCAATCGTGGGTGATTTTGGTTCGCTTAAAAGAATGGAATATACATGCATTGGAGATACGGTAAACCTTGCATCTCGTTTTCAGAACGCTATCGCAGAGCCAAATCAATTAATAATAGGAGAAAATACATATAATCTTATAAGAGATAAATTCAAAACAAATTTTTTAGGTGAGAGAAAGATTGAAGGTATAAAAAGATATGTAAGAGTATGGGAGGTAGTAGAATAA
- a CDS encoding NAD(P)H-dependent glycerol-3-phosphate dehydrogenase: protein MKISVIGGGSWGTAFSLYLTRLGYRINLWVREEDIVEYIKKYRENNIFLPGFILPDSLKPTGDFKEVFSDAEVIFFAVPSKFCRDLFQQTSPFIKKDVPLISLTKGFDVISLKRISELMEEIFIPSPPIAVLSGPSFSREVAKGYPTAVVVASKNKKLMKFIQSQISSSQFRIYTNSDVKGVELAGGLKNVIAIAAGIVSGLSMGYNALASLMTRGIAEISRLGIKMGAKRKTFYGLAGIGDLILTCTGELSRNRKIGIELARGKKLDEIILDSGQVAEGVTSTYVAKKLSEINKIEMPITEKIYETLYEGKDIKVAISELMTRKLKEE, encoded by the coding sequence ATGAAAATTTCAGTAATAGGCGGAGGCTCCTGGGGAACAGCATTCTCTCTTTATTTAACCCGTCTTGGATATAGGATAAATCTATGGGTTCGAGAAGAAGATATTGTGGAATACATAAAAAAATACAGAGAAAATAATATTTTTCTCCCAGGATTTATCCTGCCAGATTCATTAAAACCAACCGGAGATTTCAAAGAAGTTTTTTCTGATGCTGAAGTTATTTTTTTTGCAGTGCCATCTAAATTCTGCAGAGATCTATTTCAACAAACCTCTCCTTTTATAAAAAAAGATGTACCGTTAATAAGTTTAACAAAGGGGTTCGATGTCATATCACTAAAAAGAATCTCAGAATTAATGGAAGAAATTTTTATTCCATCACCTCCTATCGCTGTGCTTTCAGGTCCAAGTTTCTCAAGAGAAGTTGCAAAGGGATATCCCACCGCAGTTGTAGTAGCATCAAAAAATAAAAAATTAATGAAATTCATCCAAAGCCAGATTTCTTCTTCTCAATTTCGTATCTATACGAATTCAGATGTAAAAGGGGTTGAATTAGCAGGGGGTTTAAAAAATGTGATTGCCATTGCTGCAGGAATTGTTTCAGGTCTCTCTATGGGTTATAATGCATTAGCAAGTTTAATGACTCGAGGAATTGCAGAAATTTCAAGACTCGGAATAAAAATGGGAGCTAAAAGGAAAACATTCTATGGACTGGCAGGGATTGGCGATTTGATTTTAACATGTACAGGGGAGTTGAGCAGGAACAGAAAGATAGGAATCGAATTAGCAAGAGGAAAAAAATTAGATGAAATTATTCTTGATTCAGGTCAGGTTGCAGAGGGTGTCACTTCAACGTATGTGGCTAAGAAATTATCCGAAATAAATAAAATTGAAATGCCTATAACAGAAAAAATATATGAAACCCTTTATGAAGGAAAGGATATAAAAGTTGCTATATCTGAGCTAATGACAAGAAAATTGAAAGAAGAATGA
- the thpR gene encoding RNA 2',3'-cyclic phosphodiesterase: protein MRTFIAIDFPEEIKKLIYEKIDVLKKFEANIKWIREEGIHLTLKFLGEIDENKLNLINNKLKKISESIPSFSLIVQGMGTFPERSKSPRVIWIGIKEETNLKRLQENIEEEMEKLSFQRETRKFSPHITIGRVKDSKHITKILDVIEKERETLFGKIKVKEIILFRSILKPDGAQYIPLEKSPLQNA, encoded by the coding sequence ATGAGAACATTCATAGCCATCGATTTTCCAGAAGAAATAAAAAAATTGATTTATGAAAAAATAGATGTATTAAAAAAATTTGAAGCAAATATTAAATGGATAAGAGAGGAGGGAATACATCTGACACTCAAGTTTCTTGGGGAGATAGACGAGAACAAACTAAATTTAATCAATAATAAATTGAAAAAAATATCTGAAAGCATACCTTCTTTCTCTCTTATTGTTCAGGGAATGGGAACTTTTCCTGAAAGATCAAAATCTCCAAGGGTGATATGGATAGGAATAAAAGAGGAAACTAATTTAAAGCGGCTACAGGAAAACATAGAAGAAGAGATGGAAAAACTGAGCTTTCAGAGAGAAACAAGAAAGTTTTCTCCCCACATTACTATAGGACGGGTAAAAGATTCCAAACATATCACCAAAATTCTTGATGTGATAGAAAAGGAAAGAGAAACATTGTTTGGTAAAATAAAAGTAAAAGAAATTATCTTATTCAGAAGCATATTGAAACCTGATGGAGCACAATACATTCCATTGGAAAAATCCCCTTTACAAAATGCTTGA